Proteins from a genomic interval of Thiohalobacter sp.:
- the mutM gene encoding bifunctional DNA-formamidopyrimidine glycosylase/DNA-(apurinic or apyrimidinic site) lyase, translating to MPELPEVETTRRGIAPHLAGRHITSVIVRQRRLRWAIPKALERELPGQPVTAVERRAKYLLIRTPAGTAILHLGMSGSLRLLPADTPAGPHDHVDLVLEDGRCLRLTDPRRFGALLWTRRDPARHRLLAGLGPEPLGPEFDGALLHARSRGRRTPVKAFIMDSHVVVGVGNIYANEALFRAGIHPARAAGRIGRTRCDRLAQAIREVLAEAIAQGGTSLRDFVGSDGRPGYFRQTLAVYGRGGQPCPRCGHALREIRIAQRSTVYCPRCQH from the coding sequence ATGCCCGAACTTCCCGAAGTCGAAACCACCCGCCGCGGCATCGCGCCCCACCTGGCCGGCCGACACATCACGTCAGTGATCGTCCGCCAGCGGCGGCTGCGCTGGGCCATCCCGAAGGCACTGGAGCGCGAACTGCCAGGCCAGCCGGTGACCGCGGTCGAGCGCCGCGCCAAGTACCTGCTCATCCGCACGCCGGCGGGCACCGCCATCCTGCATCTGGGCATGTCCGGCTCGCTGCGGCTCCTGCCGGCCGACACCCCGGCGGGCCCCCATGACCATGTGGACCTGGTGCTGGAGGACGGGCGCTGCCTGCGACTCACCGACCCCCGCCGCTTCGGCGCCCTGCTCTGGACCCGGCGCGACCCGGCCCGCCACCGGCTGCTGGCCGGGCTCGGGCCGGAGCCACTGGGGCCGGAGTTCGACGGCGCCCTGCTCCATGCCCGCTCACGCGGGCGGCGGACCCCGGTCAAGGCCTTCATCATGGACAGCCATGTGGTGGTGGGGGTGGGCAACATCTACGCCAACGAGGCCCTGTTCCGGGCCGGCATCCACCCGGCGCGGGCCGCGGGGCGCATCGGCCGGACCCGTTGCGACCGCCTTGCCCAGGCCATCCGCGAGGTGCTGGCCGAGGCCATCGCCCAGGGCGGCACCAGCCTGCGCGACTTCGTCGGTTCCGATGGCCGACCAGGCTATTTCCGCCAGACACTCGCGGTCTACGGCCGCGGTGGCCAGCCCTGCCCGCGCTGCGGCCACGCCCTGCGCGAGATCCGCATCGCCCAGCGCAGCACCGTCTACTGTCCGCGCTGCCAGCACTAG
- a CDS encoding leucine zipper domain-containing protein has protein sequence MNSHKNARLTVHGRALLVKRVLEEGLRPAEAAQ, from the coding sequence ATGAACAGCCATAAAAATGCCCGATTAACCGTCCACGGTCGAGCCCTGCTGGTGAAACGCGTACTGGAAGAAGGACTTCGACCTGCCGAGGCCGCCCAA